From the genome of Phytohabitans rumicis, one region includes:
- the rpmF gene encoding 50S ribosomal protein L32 codes for MAVPKRKMSRSNTRSRRANWKATAVATVACPQCRSPKLPHAACTVCGTYNGRQVIEV; via the coding sequence GTGGCGGTTCCCAAGCGCAAGATGTCGCGCAGCAACACCCGGTCGCGCCGGGCGAACTGGAAGGCCACCGCGGTCGCGACCGTGGCGTGCCCGCAGTGCCGGTCGCCGAAGCTGCCCCACGCGGCCTGCACCGTCTGTGGCACTTACAACGGTCGCCAGGTCATCGAGGTCTGA
- a CDS encoding YceD family protein, whose product MPNHSQTHLNPRSPLVLDTRELPRRPGAMRTVSRVAPAPADLGLELIGVPEGADLVLELRMESVSEGVLVSGSVTGPVTGECGRCLRPISDSVAVTIQELYAYEHSATDETTDEDEVGRLQGDLIDLEPVLRDAVVLALPTNPLCRDDCPGLCTECGMPWDELPADHSHQQVDPRWAALTQLSRKEE is encoded by the coding sequence ATGCCCAATCATTCGCAGACCCACCTCAACCCCAGGTCGCCGCTGGTCCTCGACACGAGGGAGCTGCCGCGCCGGCCTGGTGCGATGCGTACGGTCAGTCGGGTGGCGCCGGCGCCGGCGGACCTCGGACTGGAGCTGATCGGGGTGCCGGAAGGCGCCGACCTCGTTCTCGAGCTGAGGATGGAGTCGGTGTCGGAGGGCGTGCTCGTCTCCGGGTCCGTGACCGGACCCGTGACGGGTGAGTGCGGGCGGTGCCTGCGCCCGATCAGCGACTCGGTGGCCGTCACGATCCAGGAGCTGTACGCGTATGAGCACAGCGCCACGGACGAGACGACCGACGAGGACGAGGTGGGCCGGCTACAGGGCGACCTGATCGACCTGGAGCCGGTGCTGCGGGACGCGGTGGTGCTCGCGCTGCCGACCAACCCGCTGTGCCGAGACGACTGTCCCGGGCTGTGTACCGAGTGCGGGATGCCCTGGGACGAGCTGCCGGCTGACCACAGCCACCAGCAGGTCGACCCCCGGTGGGCGGCCCTGACGCAACTGAGTCGGAAAGAGGAGTAA